The Elusimicrobiota bacterium nucleotide sequence AGTATTTCCCATTATACTCCACCACTTCAGGTGCCCAAAACTGCGCTTTTGCCCAAGAGCTGGGTTTAGTGGTGTAAACTTTCCCTAATCCTTTCCAATATATAGCATCGGTGGATGTCCACACGCGGTAACCGTCACTCGCGGATGTGGGATAACAGTAATATTTTCCGTCATAAGATTTTAGAACAAACGGGTCGCCGATTCCTTTGATATTAAGAGGATTAGTATAGAATTTATCACTTTGCGGTTGTATAGTTGAAAGATCAATTTTATTGTAATTATCCAAAGTATGTGCTTCCATAGACAACGTTATTGCCAGAACACAACCGTTAATTATTGATATAAAACGCATTATTTCCCGTAATATTCCGGGAAATATTTTTTCCATAATCCCGCAAGTTCTTTTTGTTTACTCACAGGCAGTTTTGTGGTGAACGGCGGACGGCAGTAACCTGAATCAATCCCGCGTAATTGTAATGCCGCTTTCCATCCCGGGAAGCCAAATTTGTGGAGTGTAGACACCGCGTAGGTAATACGTTTTTGTAACGCCGCAGCTTCCTTTATTTTTCCTGCATGGAAATTATTGTATATTTTAACAAATATTTCGGGTAGTACGTTTTGGGTGGAGCCAATACTTCCTGCAACGCCCATAGTTAATGCAGGTAAGGACATCTCGTCCGGGCCGGAGAATGCAATCCATTTGCCGTTCATCTTTATCAATAAGTCTTGTAATGTATAAAAATCTGTTGCTGTGTACTTCAACCCTTTTATGTTCTTTATGTTTCCTAACTCCGCAATTTTGTCATTGCTTAACGATATACCGGTTGAACCCGGGATGTAATACATATAAAACGGTAAACTCGTGCTTTCCGCTACGGTTTTATAATAGTTATAGATGTTTTCAAAAGTATACTTAAAATAAATCGGGGGGATTGAGGACAATGCGTCAAGTTTGATATCTTCCGCATGTTGCGCAAGCGCTACAGCGTCACGCGTGTTTAATGTGCCGATATGCGCAATAATTTTTATTTTAGTACCCGCCTCGTCCTTTACAATTTCAGCAACGCGTTTACGTTCTTCCACACTCATCAATAACCCTTCACCGGTACCGCCGCAGATGTATAATCCGTGTAAGCCTTTAGAGATAAGAAACTTTACGTGTTTACGGA carries:
- a CDS encoding dihydrodipicolinate synthase family protein, which translates into the protein MENKMSGVYAAMLTLFNEDGEVCEKRIRKHVKFLISKGLHGLYICGGTGEGLLMSVEERKRVAEIVKDEAGTKIKIIAHIGTLNTRDAVALAQHAEDIKLDALSSIPPIYFKYTFENIYNYYKTVAESTSLPFYMYYIPGSTGISLSNDKIAELGNIKNIKGLKYTATDFYTLQDLLIKMNGKWIAFSGPDEMSLPALTMGVAGSIGSTQNVLPEIFVKIYNNFHAGKIKEAAALQKRITYAVSTLHKFGFPGWKAALQLRGIDSGYCRPPFTTKLPVSKQKELAGLWKKYFPEYYGK